In Gossypium hirsutum isolate 1008001.06 chromosome D01, Gossypium_hirsutum_v2.1, whole genome shotgun sequence, the genomic window AGGTGCTgcgacttttttttttttttgccttacAGCTGTGAGAAATTAAGGACTTCCCACTGCCTCTCATCAGAACCGATGGATTTGATGATAATTCCATCACATAGAGAAGTCAAAGGGTATGAGTGGTGGTGATTTAGGGTGCAGGTGAGAAGGAAGAGATGGTGGGAACATATTAGGTTTACTTTTGGGGTCCCAATTCGTTTAATATTCTTGTCTGCAGGTTGCAAATGGGTGGGTATTGACCTAAGGGGAAGAAGACAAATATCAATGTTGAGTAGCTAAGAGACATGAAGATTTTAAATGGCATGTTAGACTAATGATTGGAgcatttcatgaattttataatttataagatACCCATTTTCCTTTTATCCCTGGAAAATCCACTAGTGCTTATTGTTTATTAGCCATGGAATtggagaaaaagttaaaaaagggACTGTGTGATTTTCTGTTTCATTAATAAGGCAAGGACAAAAATGGAGCTAAATCAACAATGAGTGGTGGCAAATACGTAGCCAAATGCAGTGATCTTATGTTTCAAACAAGGCTCAGGTGAATTTGGTTGGCATAGTGGATGGTTTTCAAGTTTACTAAACCTGAATATGGCAAAGCACCAACGGCTTCACACACGGTCAAGGTTCATGATGGTTCAAACATCAAAGGGAAAGCTAGAATTGGCTTTGCTTCCCTTTGGTTGCTGTCTTTGTCAatcaaaaattggaaaacaatAATTCCGCTACCTTTTCCTTTGCTTgtatctttttccttcttttcctctttttaccctgtcttttctttcttcttgctTCTTCTTCACGTTCCATTTGATTCTAAGTCTGTCAAATTCTACTAGTTTATGTAACTATAAGTTaccatttaatatttatactttaatttaagtattttagattttgtatttttcaaattttgaaatttcaactttaacctaaaatttttttgatGGGTACAtatattaagttaaattttactattttcaaaatcgtgcatagctaaaatattataatatatctaATATCATGTTAgcttatttttttcacaaaaacttgcgttattttagttaatatatttaacaattacggtttaaatcaatattaaaattttaaaatatagtttaaattcacacatagtaagaaaataatagtataatttaatctaataaaTATAACTACcaaggactaaaattttaaaaattaaaaggactaaaaatACCGACTTATGCGTACTAAAGAGAGTAAGAGCATAATTTAACTTCTTTTCCCTCGTAAAGGTACAAATCTAAATTTAAGCATGAAAACCCAACAATTAACGGTAGCTATAATgtgtgtaaaaagaaaaaaaagtggatGATATTTTACATCGATGCATGATTCATACACCTCCTCCCTCTCCTCCTATACAATTTCAAACAAAAGCGTGAACAATGGtgaagaagtaaaaaaaaaaaaaaaaaaaagcaagcaGAAACAAGTTTTTGAAATTGACTTTCCTTAACCTTTGGTTCGGATAATAGTGATGGTGCCTCTCCCTTGAGTGTGTATTTTGGTGAGGGCCACCACAGCTTTTCCAGAAAGCCCAGGACCATCCGCAGATACGCATGGCCTACAAGCGAAATCCCCCACTGGGTGCCTTACCGGCCTTGTCGGTGGCATTAGAATCCTTTCGTTAATGTCGTTTAGTGTCATATCCCCTTCTATCCCTCCGGGCTTAACCAATGCAAATGGATAAACAACCCTTGTTATCACCCTTTTCTTCATCTTATCCTCACTTCCTATAAAACCCACCAATAAAACCATAAATCAATGTTAAATCATTTAGCTATAATAACATCAACAGAAGCATTGTAACAATTCCCTTCGTATTTACCAGAAGAAATTTGGGTGTCTTTGTTGAAAAATGACTTGCTCTTGGCTGTTGATACTTTgtaagaagaagatgatgaatcaAAAGCTTCTTCAGGGCTGCGTGGTATTGCCTCTTCTGGTGTTTTTATCTCCGTGACAATGTTTGCTTCCTCACTGCTCACCGATGTGCTCATTGGTTCATCTAAAGTATAAGGGGAAAAAATCCATACAAAGCATCATTTCAACATTGTATACGATTTGATATATGCATGGGATGGGAGAAAGTACGTGGTGGCTAGTAAAAGAGAAAAATGAATAGTAAATCATTACCTGAAACTCCATTAATGCTTGTTAACTGGCTCATGCAGCTGAAATTCTCAGATAGGCCCCAGTTGCAGCTATAATTCCAATATCCCTGCTGCATGATAACAGTGGAACTAGCCATGTTCAGATCACATTGTTAATTTggtaaaacaaaaacaaaagaaaaccagaaaaaaagaaaaaaggaaaaataccATGGCAAGATCATTTAAACCATTGAATTGATTATGATCATTGTACAACAAGAGGCGTCTTCGTTTGGATGGTTCAGTGAATTCAAGCAATGCATCTTCCAGATACCCAGAAGAGAAATCAGAGTCAAGATGTGGAAAGAATGGGGCAGTTCCACTTCCATCCATGACTGCATTCCATTCACATGCAGAGAAACATAAATGGGGTTAAACTCCCTTTAAACTAAAAACATAAAGGAAAAACAAACAGTGAAAGAAAGACTGGAAGACAATAAAGCAAGAAAAGAGTGTGTACCTAAAGACATGTCTGCGTTGAGAACTCCAAGGTTTTGAAGATCCCAACCTAGGGAAGGGCTATGGAGGCTGCTACTAGTGTAAGCCATAGAGTTAAGCTCACCCATGTTTGTTGGGGTTTAGGGTCTCTTAAATAGCTAAAcaagaaatcattttataatataacATTGGTTCCAACTTCTTGTAATGGTTTGATTGGGTTGTTCTAaataaccaaaagaaaaaaaaagaaaaaaaaaggtgaaaactACATGATTgtagaaagaaagaaggaagggAATCAGTCAACGGCAATGGAGAGAAAAAAGAGTGTTTCTTGGGATAtggaaaaaaaacattattttgaaatatatattctaaatatttattggGTTTCTGTTCTCTGTGCTGGGGATTGGAATTTTAATCATAAATGTGGGGTTTGGTATATGGGGgactaaataattgaaaaagttatgaTATCATATGCTGTTGTTTTTCATGTAAAAGCAGAGGGATTGTTTTTGAGATTAAAGGACAAAAGAAAACATGGGTAGATAGACATAATTCAAAATTCAGCTATTCTTTTTCCATTCCTTCTGATATATGGTTACCAACCGTTTCTCCTATTGGCAACTTTTTCCCTACCACCTTCTCACCATTGTGCCTTCTTTTATATATCCATGtaattatattatcaaatttgaaattaaggAATGCAAATCTTTGTCTAATTCATCCTTCACCCTCTCCATTTAGGTGGCGATAGGGTCCACAGACTAGCATGCTTGTGGGGTCCAGGTGCAGCATTTCAGCAACATGCAAGGAAGATGAGAGGTGGAGATGTGGGTCCAAACCTTTTTCACTCCATGGAGTTTCGATGGTCCAAAAACTTTGTCTCAACATCTCTGTTACCCACATTGTTTTTTGTGTGAAGTGTCCCTTTAAAATCATGTATATCATACAGTACGCGTTGGTTATAAggttttttatacaatttttgctattatctataattttctctaatttttaaatcaattctcTTAAttgttacaataataataataagatcacGCCTTTAATAATATATTGTATTTCTTGAGACGATAACGTTACATATTATTAATAAAAGTAAACCATTACCAcatttatcaataataaataatcacAACATGGGCATGTAGGTAAACACCCTTCACCAATGTATCAAACAATTTCTAAATCCTTAGCTAATTAAACTCACGTAAGGAGGATATTAAGTGTGTCCATTCAAACTCACAGCTTCTAAGaatctttaataatattatacaTCTTCCATATTCTATAGCCACCCTATAGATGGTAGGGCATGATTACACGAGCCCCAAACagaaaaaacatgtatacatatccTCAAAGGACAAAAGAGAAGGGTCTCTTCACCCCCACGAGAGACCCCCGGTTTTCTTTTTAGATATTATGAATATCCAAGAGAGTTTATATTATCATAGAACTATATTCTTTTCCCTCTTTCTCTACCATACTTTCAACCCCATTCAGTCTTGCAATTCTTCGCTCCTTAAAGATGAACTATTCTCAAACTCCCAACTTAAAACTTGTATCAACAAATACTATTGTGCCAACCAGTATAGCCATCAACTAATTCATAAACAATAGATTTTAGCCTAAcgttatatataaaatattaatagttattttgaaagttttgaatttaaatgttgAATGAATGATTAAGAGAGAGGGGGGGGGGTTATATAACATAATAATTCACCAAACAAAATATATCACAACAGTATAGATTGTTGTTTTAGTTTTACTCTCATAATTGATATATTGATAATGATTTGTTTTGACCTGGCATTTCAAATCCACCCATATCATATGCATTCTATAACATAATAATTCACCAATAACAAATTATTACTATGTTTTTTTTTGGGTGCATAAAtgattattactatgttttgCATGTATTGAGAGAGAAGTCTATATTTAGAACACTGATTACTATAATATAAAGGTGAACacatataaaagaaataacaaCATGGTGAAGTAACCTCGAGATCTAACACAATTTCCCAAGATTGCACTAAaattgatacatatatatatatatgtatgaactgCCTTAATTAAGGGGTGAATCATCCAGTAACCGTGCAGTAATGCAGCATCAATACTTTATTTATTAGCTCTCTCTCCTACTAGTAAATAACTGAGATTACTCATAATTTTTCTCCTTCATGGTTTCTTTCTTATGGGACGTTGTACCCTGAAaagtatcaaaattttaattgttagcCTCAGCATATTAGCATAATTAAGATTAATAAAAcctttaaaggaaaaaaaaaagaagaagagtaaTTAACTAGTGTTTTAATATGCActttaaatttaggattttacTTTTTGCTTCACTTCTTTTCTTGACAACCAATCAAGTAAAAAAGTGAAAATAGTGGGATTtctttagggtttagggttaattaGTGTTTCTAGACATAAAAaagatattattaaattataggCTTAATGTCAAATCTGACCattaacttttacatattttatcaaaatattcctaattgtatttttaagttttttttggccatcaacctttgttcttttttttcaaattgcttCTTTTTAACCGTTTTGATGAAAGTAAAGTTAACAAGATGATGTGAAATTTCATAcgtggaatatttttaataagatgtaatttattacttagataacccaataaaataattacatgtggaaaataataaaataaataaataaatcatgaagttaaaaaataactcttaattaaaagaaaataaacgtaattatctaaaaaaagtttcaaaatgaatACACACACTTAGTATTTTCAGTctgatttattaattatctttttgaaacCTCTCGTATGCATTCATTTTGAAATCCtttttagataattacatttattttctttaaattaagagttttttttaatttcatgtgtgatttatttattttattatttttcacatgtaattatcttattgggttacttaagtaataaattacatctcattaaaaatatttcacatcaTCAAATCTATTACAAAAAACagtttaaagaaaaacaaaagttgatGACCAAAAAAGGCTTAAAAATACAATTAGAatcattttgataaaaaaatgtaaacattaataatcaaatttatcattaagcctAAATTATATTACAATATGGATTTTATTATATTCCTAAAAGACTCATTGTTAAAGTAAAtgggaaaaaaaaaagtaaaagccCATTGAAAAGAATGAGGGTGTCTTGGACCACTCATCACTTGAGGCTTATCCCATTAATTTTCAAAAGCCCCAAAAGGAAATATGCAAATAACCTACCATTTGCCAGTCTTGAGCCCAAAACGTGGCATTAGTTTATGTAAAAGTTGGATAAATTTAACCACCACTTTCAAAAGATAAAGAGCAAAGCAGTAAAAAAGGAGGGTAAAAAGTAAACAGAATGGGGTAGTGTACTTACTTCCACATTTTTTGCCAGCTTGCCTGTTCCTAATATTGCATTTTTTGGGAATGGCAATAGCAATCCCAGGCATGATCCCGGCCTGCTTTGCCAATGGTGATAACAAAATAGCACAAAGGCACCTTGGAGAGGTCCTGAGTAAGGCACCCACCTTGGCGCAGCAAGCTGGAGGAACTTTAGCCCTTGCATTCCGAGCCGCTCCCAGGCATGGGCTTAAGCTTGCTGCAGCCGACCTGATTGGGGTCCTTCCACACTCTCCTGCTGCACCTACATCACTGACCAATGCATTCAAACTTatccaaaacaaaaacaaaacaacgAGACAATAAGGTTTCAAGCTCAAAGCCATCTCTGTTACACTCTGCGAAACTCACTCTTTTTCCACACTGATTTTGCTGACCTCCACCAATGCATATTTATacacacatttaaaaaaaaaaaagggggggggttCGACCTTAGGGGTGGTAAAATTTGGGTTTAGTGCGGTGGTTGTGGGAGACTTACGTGGAAGCATTTTGTGTCTTCTTCTTCCCTTAGGTTATTCAAGATGTAATGATTAGTTGAATGTTCCCACTGAAAGGATCCATCGCTTGTTACTTTGGTAGATTTTGGTTCATAAATAGAATGCTATTTCCTTGgctattttgttaaatttttctgTTATGTTCTCTTCTTCAGGTTGCCTTAGGGTAGGTGGCAGTGTGAACATATGCATCGAAGGGTTTCCGTTATCTTTTTGGCATGCTTGGAGACTTTCAATAATTTGCTCCACTATGATATATTGAAATATATTAGACTATACGTGGCTTAAACTTATTAACCTACTGCTGGATATGACCTTATCTCAATAAGAAAAGCATATACATGACGTATGTGCTCTCCTATATACTTTCATATCCTAATTGTTTCTTAAATATCAACACCATGCATCATCAATGAAAATCAAAgcagaaaataaataaaacaacataTATTTAGTGATTTCAACCaaaaatctgaaattaaatcAAGAGTCAAGTAAATTGGATTACAACCTAATTATTAGTCATTATTATCCCAAAACACACTCCAGCTAAAAGAATACATATTATGGAAATAGAttatatgaaactgtgattccacaTCATCTTTGTCCATTTTCAATGtgagaatgacaaatcagatttccTCCTGATTTTCTGCagttttagttggatttgaatttttttcaagagaaaaaaagctaaaaatcaagaagaaaaatctgatttgtcattctcaCATTGGACAGGGATAAAGATGACATGGaatcacattttcatacaatcctttctccaCATCTTATTACATCATtactatttatttcattttataccttttttctaaatttaatatacttttttactattaaaaataaaatatttattttataaattattaagagAATATATATTATTCACTATTACCACATTTCTAGTCTTGAGATTGATATTAATTTCTTGacaaaaatattataatgaaAGGTCCACcaactgtttaaattttaatgacaGGTTTTGATTTTACTAATTGTTGAGTGCActtcaatattttcttttcaCTAATTGTCCTCTTTAGTTAAGGTGATTTTTTAGTAGCTTTTTTGTATTgtggtttttttgtttttttgaaatttgCTAGTTTGTGAAAGAAGTGAAACTAGGTTTTCTGGTAAATTGGTTAATGCAAGTAACCAATGGTCACGagattaactaaaattttaactaagacaagtgcacctatcaattgtAACTATAAGTATTTGTAATTATTgtcttttaattatttaactgaATAATTCGAATGAtcgattaaaactaaaattaactaatttaattaactaacgaacacGACAAAATGCAAAATACGAAAAAATCAAGTAACATCCAATAAATGAAACAATACCCAGAAAAGAATCTGTCTAGATTTAATCTTTCACCAGCAATCTAAATTACTTCTTTACTTAACACATTGAtctgtaaaaatccctaaattatgctaatatctctttcgagcataagtgcaactaactctaggttgattaaatgaaatttctttctaatccagtagattcccttattagatttgactctaatccagtaaatttatgtcgtcctatttctaggattgcatgcaacaactccactcaattacacaAGATCGAATCGTAAACAGAGTCTATTTCACCACTGATTTAAGCACATCGACCATGGATCAATactctagaaatatcaaaccaagaattaagcacacataattgagaataagaaactaagtatttattgcataaaataaaaatcaaatgacataATCAATTATATgattcatctcccctaggtatttagaaaattagtttatgcTCGAAAATAGAAAAATCCAAGATACAATATaaccgaaagaaataaagaaactcatgataatctcctaagaaatcaactaggaatcttcaatcttgatagaAATCTTCTTCCAAGTCGGCTTCAATGATGcttttcaagttgttttcttaAGTATTCTTTGCCGACTCCCTCTTATCTTCCTTTTTTTTCATATGTACATTTTAGATTGctagaaaaacctaaaaatcatgatttttcaCTGTTCAGTACACAATCTTGTGAAATCGACATGACCTACAACAAATCTATATGGTCTGGCCGTTGAAAAAGTGTAGCTCGTGTGGTTCCTTCAACTTGCTTTGACACTTCAATTTTCGCCCAAGTTCCCcattaagcattaaaacatgaatttaaaagattaggagtataaaattcaaaattaacatcGAAAAATCACGCAAAAAAATGTGATAAGAATGAggttaaaaatgttatttttaccACTTATCAGTAACATTAGGCCAAATAATAATGAAATCGAGAGTAATAATTTTGGATGCATAGTTAAATTTGAGGAGATGATTCCAATGTTGTTGCAAATGGGCATCAAGATGCCCATTACCAATATGAATTTCCCATCCTAAAGGTATCCATCTATTGGGAAATCttcccatattgtagtaaacatgtaattgttttctatttatttgaacaatgaataaataaatttcacatttcactgttatgccttttgtatttctgtctttcatattttgcatgcatagaaaaattgtgacaatcaaatattttctcattgATTGttaaagttcaaactgatgataaatGGCGTTGAAAGAACGTTtattgtgagaaagacaacttacttcagtagataatctaaacgagtttgTAATCCCGTAagagaatcaaagtgagcatttgattcaaatactgaaaaggattattatgtcgtctacaattctaaTTAAGGAGATTACTAATCTTGACTATCGGAGCAGTTGAATGCACGAGTAGAGACACAGATATATTCATTTGTAGAATAATACATTGGattagacccaagatgaattaattttgaattcgtttgtaaattaatttacttgtgacattcatggtgtgatttacctaaatcctaagttagtcacagaccatgcgtatgtaactcatgtgctttaatataagtggaggcttatgctctaaagatgattgggACGATaatcggtatgttgggtacataacTTGTGAAtagcatgactttactagcaacagtggaattcatagctcaatgaaagagttaacgatatcctctcattagcattgcgtggattgataaatatgaaacgtggTCACAGGTTGCTAGTTcttgaacgagcaatttatcatagcCATTTGTTGAAagtggtcatattaatcattaagaagacacaatggtgacaatgagataaaataggattgtattgagtgaacgaatttaacttaaaggaattaaggatatcatatgagggtaacacacacatgacgaggccattggacaaagtagttggatgaattgctttc contains:
- the LOC107937129 gene encoding uncharacterized protein isoform X2, encoding MGELNSMAYTSSSLHSPSLGWDLQNLGVLNADMSLVMDGSGTAPFFPHLDSDFSSGYLEDALLEFTEPSKRRRLLLYNDHNQFNGLNDLAMGYWNYSCNWGLSENFSCMSQLTSINGVSDEPMSTSVSSEEANIVTEIKTPEEAIPRSPEEAFDSSSSSYKVSTAKSKSFFNKDTQISSGSEDKMKKRVITRVVYPFALVKPGGIEGDMTLNDINERILMPPTRPVRHPVGDFACRPCVSADGPGLSGKAVVALTKIHTQGRGTITIIRTKGGEGGGV
- the LOC107937129 gene encoding uncharacterized protein isoform X1, which gives rise to MGELNSMAYTSSSLHSPSLGWDLQNLGVLNADMSLVMDGSGTAPFFPHLDSDFSSGYLEDALLEFTEPSKRRRLLLYNDHNQFNGLNDLAMQGYWNYSCNWGLSENFSCMSQLTSINGVSDEPMSTSVSSEEANIVTEIKTPEEAIPRSPEEAFDSSSSSYKVSTAKSKSFFNKDTQISSGSEDKMKKRVITRVVYPFALVKPGGIEGDMTLNDINERILMPPTRPVRHPVGDFACRPCVSADGPGLSGKAVVALTKIHTQGRGTITIIRTKGGEGGGV
- the LOC121213681 gene encoding non-specific lipid-transfer protein 4: MALSLKPYCLVVLFLFWISLNALVSDVGAAGECGRTPIRSAAASLSPCLGAARNARAKVPPACCAKVGALLRTSPRCLCAILLSPLAKQAGIMPGIAIAIPKKCNIRNRQAGKKCGRYNVP